GTTGCGTCTTTCATTTGGTATAAATCTGGTAGACACtaaatgttttcatgtttttagtGAATGTTTTATACGTGATGTGCGGGACCACGTTCGTGTGGTCTTCTCCGGTGTTGGTGAAGTTGACGCTGACTGACACCGAGGGCAGCACCGTCGCCTCCATGCTGTCTCTGGGCAGCGTGCTGGGGCCCTTCGTGTCCGGGGCCGTCCTCGACTCCCTGGGCCGCAAGTACACCGTGGGCCTCGCCATGGCGCTAGAGACGACGTCCTACCTCACTCTAGCCGAGGGCAGCGGAGTCATCATATTGTCTGTGGGCAGGTTTTTGGGAGGTGTGGCCAGCGGTATTGCCTTCTCTGCAGTGCCCATGTACATCGCGGAGATCTCTGAGGTAAGGCGAGTCGTCATACAAAACATCCACTTTTTAATATGTGATCACATAATACAATTTtccatatttaaactatattaaaataacaaatgtattgttcaatatttaaaatttatactatttcGAGTAGTCTATACGAGGGTTGATGATTTTTTTCCCACTGAGGGACAACACTGAGTGTATTAGATTTCATGATTGTCCaataatagatttacaaaaaacaaacaagataCGGGCGAAATAATAATAACCCTCGGTTGAGTGCAAGCTGTTCCcgtaatgaaatatttccaatatcCAGGACTCTGTGCGAGGGCTGCTGAACACGCTGAGTCAGCTGTCGATCTGCTCCTCGGTTGATTGCAACCTGTTTCCcgtaatgaaatatttccaatgtCCAGGACTCTGTGCGAGGGTTGCTGAACACGTTGAGTCAGCTGTCGATCTGCTCCTCGGTTGATTGCAACATGTTCCcgtaatgaaatatttccaatgtCCAGGACTCTGTGCGAGGGCTGCTGAACACGCTGAGTCAGTTGTCGATCTGCTCCTCGGTTGATTGCAACATGTTCCcgtaatgaaatatttccaatgtCCAGGACTCTGTGCGAGGGCTGCTGAACACGTTGAGTTAGCTGTCGATCTGCTCCTCGGTTGATTGCAACATGTTCCcgtaatgaaatatttccaatgtCCAGGACTCTGTGCGAGGGCTGCTGAACACGCTGAGTCAGTTGTCGATCTGCTCCTCGGTTGATTGCAACTTGTTCCcgtaattaaatatttccaatgtCCAGGATTCTGTGCGAGGGCTGCTGAACACGCTGAGTCAGTTGTCGATCTGCTCCTCGGTTGATTGCAACCTGTTCCcgtaattaaatatttccaatgtCCAGGATTCTGTGCGAGGGCCGCTGAACACGCTGAACCAGCTGTCGATCTGCTCCTCGGTTGATTGCATCCTGTTCCcgtaatgaaatatttccaatgtCCAGGACTCTGTACGAGGGCTGCTGAACACGCTGAGTCAGCTGTCGATCTGCTCCGGGTCACTGCTGATGTACGTGGTTGGTCCGTACACCAGCTATGCTGTTCTGCACTACATAATGCTCGGACTGTGCGCTATGTTCTTCCTGCTGTTCCCTCTGCTGCCTCGCTCCCCGTACGAACTTGTCATGAGCAATCAGATCGCCCAAGCAGAGAAAACACTCTTGTGGCTTAGAAAGAATGTGCCACGATCTTTTGTCGTGAAGGAGCTACAACTTATACAGGTTGGTTTTGTCTGTTCTATATTTTTTGATAACGCGTTATTATGATTGCTGCAAGAAACTGTTGGTAACATCAACAACGGTTAATGGTGTGTCCAGTAAATTACTAAGTATTTCTAGAAATTATtctcttaaaatgtaaaacaaactgtaaattctgtttgttaataatatgaaatgttttaaataaaatctcaaagCTGAAACTACATTGTAACAACAACTTCACATGGAAGATTGATCAAATGTTTCTGGAGAGCCAGATGAAATCGGTGCCTATTCTAAGCATACATTCGACTTTGACGCGGCTCAACGGCAAACAATATCATTGTGAgtgcttattatttataatgtataacataATTACTCACGTTTGCCATCGCTATGAGTCAAAACCGGAACTAAATGCTAAGATATATTAGCGTTATATGAACATCTTAGCCAAAAAGTATTATGTAATCAAAGCTTTtcgatatattataaaaaatattagctaaGCATCCAATTTTCAAATGTTTGCACCGTTATTTAGTTATACTACACACATTTTCGCAACCCCGTTTCTCGTCACTGGTTTGCATTATTTttctccgatgttcttggaacaaAATACTTGCTGTAATAATAACCGACTAAATTGACACGAGCCTAAtctcttgaactttgtagccGATTACCAGCTTATCAAGAACAGCTATCGCGCCTTGTCCGAGAGTTTGATTCCTATTTGAGTACTTTTATTGTTTCTTCCCTTTTGCGACTATAACTGCAAGAATGCAAACGCCGCGGTATGCAAATCGACGCCAATGTTAAGGAAcgttagttttaaagttttattaaataattaagtttcctTGGGAAAATTCCAAAGAATACTGGAACCACTACGACCAGACTGTTTCTTTGGTTAACTATTACTCAATGTTGGTAGCAACAGGGCAAatctatacttttattttacttttgcatGTGAGTTTTATGTCCGCAATTAAACTTATATGTAAACTTTTGCGAtctcgagtatttattactacgacctcataCATCTCCACCCCCTTGCGTTTCGTCTATTCAGTACATATTATACCAAATAATcagaagtttttatagttttttgttctTCTTATTTCTCATCTTAACAAAAATGGTTTCAGAACACCGTACGTGAGTACGAGGCAGAGTCGAGCTCAGTGAAGGAACTTTTCACCTGCAGAGGTAACAGACGGGCACTGATCATCTGCTGCACTCTTCTCATGCTGCAGCAAATCTCCGGAGTCACCATACTGTTATTCTACTCAGAGAAGATCTTCAGGATGTCAGGATCTAGCCTCTCGAGCAGTGCTTCTTCCATCATCGTGGGCGCCGTCATGGCAGGATCCGCCGTCATTTGTCCTGTAGCAGTCAAAAAGTTCGGTTACAAAAAACCTCTCCTCACGTCTGCTGCCGGCATGGCTGTAGGAATGGTGAGTGAGGTCGATCTATCTAAACATAAATAGCTGGGGATACTTCAAAGTTATTGAACTAACACCTTCATTAGAAAATTTTCACTTGGGTAcgttaattttctaataaaaatgtcttatggaattattttaatctttctaataaaattatcaaactgATGTCCACAGATTGCGCTTATACAGGTTTTCATGTATTGTTTTGCGTCTATGAGCATCACATATTCATCATCCCACggactttatatatattatgtgggTTCAGTTTTAATCAGGATATGACTTAGAAAAGTACAAATTAAAGATTTCGTATAGTTAATTCTAAACCCGATGAACATTAATCGCGTATCTGGAGACGCCTCGCATGGAAACTCCCAGGCTTGTTGCAGCTGCTAGAGATTCACTTTATTAGGTGCCACAGCCAAGCAGTTGTACTAAGCATTGTTTAAAACAAGGGTAACATGTGGTTTCATACTTTTGGCATATGTCTACTCCCTCTGCTGCGATAAGTGATTTTAGGGATGTCAGAGAAGATTTATCTTGAGTGTGAGCCCAAATAAGGCACTGGAGTTGGTACAAAAGCCTGCCAATATATAGaacttaaatttgattttattttaatttttaggttgtTACCTATCTGTTGACTAAGAAGTTGGCGAGAATAATAAGGGATGATTGCAACTCTATTAACAGATCTTTACCTCCAGGGATGCGGCAAACCTCTTTAAAAGTAGAAAGTACGTGTTCGCTGACAATAAGGGACTACGATACAACTTTCATTAAAAAGCACCTTCAAAATATGCTGAGAGTGGAGGGAAAACAAGAATACTGATCCTCTTTTTATGGGGTTTCACAATCTGGCAGTTTATAGGTTACCGAATTTCCTTGAGTACATTCGATGACTCCTGATGCTCGATGATGATAATATAAATTCTTTCTTTGATAAACTCCATTCTGTTTTCACAAGTGTGCATGGTGTGGTGAAGCAATGCCTTCACTGAATGTACACCGGAGTAGCTGTAATGCTGAATCCAGGTGAGGTGCTTAGTGCACACAGTTTCCCAATGTACCACGAACTATCTTCCTGGTACTAGAagctattatttttttcaacagCCTTTTGAGAAACCAAGTTAAATTTGAAGAAGAAATAAGATCTTCCATAGAAACTTCACCGGAATCAAGACTCAAATGGCCCATTTCAACTTGTCCGCAGACATCAAGAGTGCCGTGATAGGAATTGATCATATCGGCTGCCACTAGTTGACACTGAAACTTTATACATAATTGgaattaaaactattgtattatataatatattttttcttggttTTCAGGGTGGCCTTGCGATGTTTTTCATACTGAAGGTTAACCATTTCGAAGTGGATTCTATAGGTTGGCTTCCACTGTTCAGCATCGTTGTTTACATCCTTTTCTTCAACGCAGGCAAGTCACATAACACGATTTATACAGTCCCACTAGCAGTTTAAATTCTGCCTCGGTCTAACgtatttacggttccacagtgGAATTATGCTGTTTCACAGACCAAGACAATTATCACATTTGTTGATTTTGGAATTCAACTTAGATTAATATATTGTGCTGAAGTGATTTTGACGTTCTCActgatcaataaatatgtataagggcATATGCTTCTGGTAAAAGGGGAAGAGGGTGATattcatttgaatttatttaaatactgtaaaaatgcaATACACGATGTCAAAGGAGCTGACGAGATTCGATTATCTTATGTACATTTACAGCTTTGtacaataagatatttttataacagcgtttaaatagtattGCCTTTGCATGTAGATGATTAATGATCATCGGGTTGGCAGGCCTGACCTGCCGTGGTTGCCACGAAAGTTTTTACGCTCGtcgtaatattgaaatataagtgaTATTAATGAATTGTGAGTAATTTTTACtgttacacaatatattttatggaatattgACATATTGCTGCAGTGATGACGATGCTGAACAACTTAGCAAAGTTAAATTGTGACATGAGGGACAAAGTGGAGACACTGCGTGATGACCTGATGACTTGACAGTTACAAGGGGAAGGCTGTTGAGTGCTGCGAGATGGAGGAGCAGACTGACGCAGATATCCGCAAACTCACTAGACAGCTGGCTCAGTGCAGGGAGGAGAATGCGAGGTTGCAGCGGAGAGTCGTCAACAGTGAGTTGGTGGACACCAACAGGCTGATCCTGGAGAGTCGGGAGAAGATTGCCACGCTGACAGCAGAACGCCAGGGCCTCCTAACTTCATTAGAGGTGCGGGAGGCAGAAGTCAAGTGTCTTCGGGTCGAGTTGAGACAAGCAGAGTCGCGGGCGAAGCAATGGCAGACTTCTGTAAATGAAAGCCTCTTGGCGGAACTGACCTTGGCAGATGCGAGCCAAGATGCAGAAGTCAAGACCCCTATGCCGAAAATCTCCCCTCCGACTGTTGTCCATTGCAGCCTCCCTGACACCCCCACACCTTCTGCCAACCCACCCTGAGATGGCAGTACAAAATTTGGACATGTGTTGATGATAGGTGATTCTCATCTACGACACTCGATCAGGAAATGTGTAAATAGAGGTGCCTATCTCGAATTTTGCCCTGGAGGGAAAATATTAGACATTAAGGCTAGACTTCTAAGTTATGTAGGTGTAAGTTTGTCTGTTATTTATATCCATTTTGGTGCTAATAACTAAAGAATGGGTTATCGGGGGATCCAGGCTACAATTACGGGCAGGGTAAGCGTGAGGCTCTCCATGACATGGCGGATCTTCTGTACACTGTCAAGACCAACTTTCCAAATTCACAAATTTTCTTGGACAGTGTTTTAATCAGGCAAGATATTAGCTACAAAGCTCTCTACGATTACAACGACCAACTTGACCTCATGTGTAATATCTTTGGCGTTGAATTTGTGGAGGCAAACACTTGTGTCACCAGACGGGACCTCGTCCGGGATGGGGTGCACTTCAACAAAAGAGCTGTCTCTCGTTTGGGGTCAATGTTTATGAAAGCTATTGCAGCAGCCTTGCAGTCTCTGGAAGTAGAGCCAGCCTCTGTTCCTGGGGGTTCGGGTGAAGTCATGTCTGTTACCAGTCAGTCTCCCAGGGTCGGGAATTTCGTCGATGGCAACCATGGCCCAGGTGGAAGCTTCGATGGTTATGGACTGtcggcccccccccccccccacccccccccccccccacccccccccccccccacccccccccccccccacccccccccccccccacccccccccccccccaccccaacgCATGATTGAGAGATGGACAAGTCTAGAAAATCAATTCATCTCCTGGACCCTGAAAAGCCAGGGTTTCAGGGCCTAGTACCacacttttaaagttaataataattaataaatagttgccaaacaatatagatttttaatacaaaggtaaagttgccaaaagttatctatcacaagaattttaagttttaagttaaattaccaaaacatttcaaaatatccaACAGaaaccaatcaattactgattaaaaaattaaaataaaaccttaatatatgaagctggtaacattagaaaacaataaaataaacaaagaatatttccattttgttcccaatcatttaatttaataatagaataagcATAATCCAGCCCAGACGCCATTTAAGGTAtaaagagagagagggagcgtctAGGTCCCAAATCACGGTCGATCCCGCTGTTTCCAATCaggcgccacaccccctgataatcttaaagggtcctgtcccttagaagtattctgggcgcttcttgccgctttgcgactgctgcccgtttcTGTGCGAAATAGCAGGGAATACCCTaccccctctaaccaaccagggcgataggcgtcccctggagcgagccgcttcccggcatgtCTGAAGTGGGAATCCCAATCGGCCGGCAGACGAGgacatgtagctctacagtttcgtgggtcactctttgtgctccgAAACCCTTTCGTattagactttgtttttcaaggtgttttttttctttatatgtgGCATTTACCAGTCCTCCTCCCACCACTCCCTTTTGGTAGGGTGAAtattcagggtattagtggagaagaatACCATGTGTCCAGTTGCGGATTATTACGTCCGTTCTACCACCGCGGCAGCCAGCGGTGACTGCCCGTTCGCATACGCGCCAATTACGTTCGCGCCTAAGCAACTCCTGTCCGTTGCTGtcgcttccccctgtggatctctacacaacCAGCGTAGTTTTCCAAGGTAACTGTACTCTCTTAATAACTCCATCCACGTTGTGTTTgagtattctcctctcacctcttttttttgggtttttaccTGCCCACCTTTCCCGCCCATTCTGccacatttgtttttattatttatttttcataattgggtcctccgattattaaattttaaacgttcTGCCCCGTACATTTTTGGTCCCCGCCGGCCGGATTGGATTGTGAATCAGTACCCTGTACGATTACAGTAAATTTGTGTccttgtaattaatataaattgtaaacagGCGTCGTTACGTCCATTTTGAAATCTGCCCGTACCGACGCTACCGGCCGCTTGTTATGGTGGCGCTGTGGCGAACGTTGTTTTGTAAACTCGGGTAACATTGTTTCTTATCTCTCCACGCGCAACTGGATCGTTGGACGTCAACAACTATTACGATaattgtccgtaggcagtctaattttTTAAAGCGACCGCCCCTCAAACAGCTGATGGGCCCCGATCGGATAACTTGAATGCCAACGGCCTTTCCGCTGCAGTCAGCTTGTACCGGTTTTTGATACTGCATCTCTCTCGCCGATCAACCGAGAACTCTGGTTTATATCTCTGGAATAGAGACTCGGACAACGAGATCTCAAACCCATACTCTCTCTCccattagtaatatactagtaaatgtatttagttaacaCACCAGGGCAATATCTGGTTTAGATTAATATGACCCACTCTTTACTTTGATAGTATTAATATAATCTtcacaataattctccattccattaatgGTAAACTTTGTGCTAAGTGGAAATCTTGAATTGTTCCTTTGGTAAATTGTTTCTAAAGCAAGtatattgctcactattcaatttTGCTAATTGGAATAACATtttcgctttgttccattgtaatttaagcttgttaaataaaaagcaaacaAGACCAATTATATTGCCATTCGCTAAGTTTTCTCATGtccaatttaagatttaacttgaaaACTTGATTTGCTCCTCctctttcatttcaattatatcatttttGTTATCCATGGTTCTTTAGCGTAAATTAGTTTAAGAAGGTGTTAGATTAAACTCTCTGAATCGATGAGTATTGGTTGATTGTAAAGGGGTCAAATTCTATGGGTGTATGTACTCTTTGCCAAATTATTTGAAAGCAACATTTTCTTTATCTCTAACACTATACATCATTAAGCTAACTTATTTCTCTTACACACTTCCCATTgtatattttgtcaattttaattttaaaaaggttcattcaccgttctctacaattgtgtctctttatcaacctgaATTAATCTTAGGGATATCTCTCACGGGtgtacttaattgttttaaataacaattatcactgtctctctttatattattttatacctaataattgctccatttaaaattattttctcgcccttagggttacataacattgggtacttagattagctattaaggtTAGCTTAGGTGGGACAtaccggcacttaatgtaatGTCTAATTTTGTCTTAATCTCAACTTAACATGTGTTCCCCCCCTATTCAGccttacattgatttgtttacaatATACGGTATCCCTACcattgggttttttaaatttaatctcttGTTAATTGTCCTCAttcttattaaagttttgtggcatctatcgggaaacctttggtgtgtaattctcatttgtaaaactgctttgccccTTTCGAATATGCACAATGGGCTCCTTCCCAAGGAATTTCAAATACGAAACTTATGCCGTAAATTCAACAGATTCTTTATCAAATCTCGGAttttgcttctcttaacgaaACCGTCACGAAAATCACTACCCAGCGCTCCACCTTTTGACAccagttcaaatcagacaattaaacacagtgtttCGCGGAACTAAAGAAAAACGCGCggactttgaacttaaccttcaacgtgtcagcgaaggtgacagtgaagcagcggatcaagatactctttccaaagatcaggatgaggttaacgacctatatgtcgctatttctagcttgatcgaggttcatcttgtcactgaacccacaactcccgcgtcctcatcacattctgatcatcccgcgttgttccccacgacggtaactggagtcaagttgcactaaattaaacttacaggacgtttgatggttctcctatgaaatggatttcatttatcaacctgtttgacactacagtacaccgcagtgcttcactctctaacgtcgctaagttccagtatttactgagcatatttggaaggcgaacctctgaacttagtgaagtcgctcaatctcacccccgccaattacctcattgcttatcagttgttgcggacagatatcataacatacgccgcctcactactctccatctaaattatatacttgacatgcccGCAGTCCGCTAGCAAACAATGCTAAAAACAActtagagcgttcataacaacattttcatgaacattcagagtccttgaaagcctggactgtgatatcgcctctgataatcctctattgtcagctcacttgttgcgcaaaacttgacagcaaaactgtccagaaattggaaCAGCATCGTGAGgagtcccaaagagagcctggcgccgctccgcattccctccccaaggtcacggagattataacattttaaaatctggaatgctcccagattgaaagacgctagccttcacacccactctgagacgaaaatactgtctacctcttccagaccgagggttgaaaagcgtgttcagttcgcctcccccaagcaaatgaatttgttagctactgacgctaaaaattaattcaaactacgaagctctttgtttttgttgccggaaatctggggcacaaaatttaccaatgtcctctgtttaaggacaagtcctcctaatgagcggtacaaccctcgttaaaggtaaccagcggtgcatttcatgcttgggaaatcatccgattaaagagtgcagatccaagaacacatgttcgacttgccacaggaaacaccattcgcttctgcactttaataacagcgccgataggcctagctcttccgccactgcgcctctacccccccccccctagctgtcaacacaacactgacttgtgccgcgcgctccaccactctctcactgaaacaagcaccgtgctgctctgtacagcactggtcaaactcactgcccacaatggccccagtcatatattttccgcgccttattggattctggcagtatgtccgactttgtttctgagcgtgctgctcagctgttaggctcacgtcgccagccttctaaacctcactgtcattggtttagcccaaaacatgactaacaccagagggtcactagatctcaatcttgaaacattatcgggacacttaattgcccaaaaaccattccttccatgtactcggaaaaaaatctctctcgaacttccgcggggtagaacttaacccggaagtactcatgcgaacaaaatcttttgttctcgcggacccgacctttggcaagcctggtccaatcgatgtcctcatcggcaactctctcttccctcaactgcttaccaatgagcgacactctctcggggcgaatatgccttctgctcttggcactattttttggatatgtgattgttggaagtgcgccgtgtctcctctaccgcgcaaagaacctctaatctcgccatctctctcctctcgaccacagatactgacctccactcctcccttcaacgattttggacacaggaagaacttccgatctgtagtaaaaaatcggaagaagaaatcgcgtgtgataaactgtttgagacatcgcaatacacgtgactcggaaggtcgctatgtagtcaagcttccctttgttgacaacctcgcccacactaaattgggaacgtcaaggtcaaccgccgctcatcgcctggagtctatggagaggcggatccacgccagaaataactcccccctgaaggcgctctatatcgagttcatgaccgagtacgaggcgctcggacacatgaaatgtcttccccatcctgatttatctgctccgcattattttctcccacatcatggggtagtggaaagagtatagtagcactaccaagcttcgtgtttgttttttgacgccagtgccaagaccggctcaggcctatccctcaacgacgtacttctcaccggtccaaagttacaaaataatatttgtgatatccttcccacttccggctgaaaaattttgttttttcgtgcgacatccggcagatttaccgccaaattaagattcatccagacgaccaaaggtttcagctcatcctttggcgtgaaaacccctcccttccgcactctacttaccagctgaccacggtgacgtatggtatgaactgttcaccctacctcgccataaaaactctccgacaattgacacaagatgaaggtttccaatttccctcaggcagctcacattctgaaacaccatagctatgtggacgatttgatagccggagcgtccactgaagacgaagctctccaacttcaacatcagctgatcgagcttctccgcttaggcggctttgaactgaggaaatgggttttctaattgcccaaaattTACTTCA
This genomic stretch from Homalodisca vitripennis isolate AUS2020 chromosome 6, UT_GWSS_2.1, whole genome shotgun sequence harbors:
- the LOC124364469 gene encoding facilitated trehalose transporter Tret1-like isoform X1 yields the protein MEMKREDAQYSPVAGEPPSLGEHGTKPSRKYLYISVAILNVLYVMCGTTFVWSSPVLVKLTLTDTEGSTVASMLSLGSVLGPFVSGAVLDSLGRKYTVGLAMALETTSYLTLAEGSGVIILSVGRFLGGVASGIAFSAVPMYIAEISEDSVRGLLNTLSQLSICSGSLLMYVVGPYTSYAVLHYIMLGLCAMFFLLFPLLPRSPYELVMSNQIAQAEKTLLWLRKNVPRSFVVKELQLIQNTVREYEAESSSVKELFTCRGNRRALIICCTLLMLQQISGVTILLFYSEKIFRMSGSSLSSSASSIIVGAVMAGSAVICPVAVKKFGYKKPLLTSAAGMAVGMGGLAMFFILKVNHFEVDSIGWLPLFSIVVYILFFNAGKSHNTIYTVPLAV
- the LOC124364469 gene encoding facilitated trehalose transporter Tret1-like isoform X2 codes for the protein MSSENQLSVLEPSPAPSSKHHDMDPQPDRTHLYLSVAILNVLYVMCGTTFVWSSPVLVKLTLTDTEGSTVASMLSLGSVLGPFVSGAVLDSLGRKYTVGLAMALETTSYLTLAEGSGVIILSVGRFLGGVASGIAFSAVPMYIAEISEDSVRGLLNTLSQLSICSGSLLMYVVGPYTSYAVLHYIMLGLCAMFFLLFPLLPRSPYELVMSNQIAQAEKTLLWLRKNVPRSFVVKELQLIQNTVREYEAESSSVKELFTCRGNRRALIICCTLLMLQQISGVTILLFYSEKIFRMSGSSLSSSASSIIVGAVMAGSAVICPVAVKKFGYKKPLLTSAAGMAVGMGGLAMFFILKVNHFEVDSIGWLPLFSIVVYILFFNAGKSHNTIYTVPLAV